Genomic segment of Borreliella afzelii:
GCTCCAAAAAGAGTAAATAGTTGAGTTGCTATATCTTTTATTAATTGTCTAATCTCTTCACAAGACATTTCCCCTTCTTTTTTATTTTCGCAATTGTCATTATTTGCATTTATAATGTCCGTAGAATCCTTTTTTTCTGCAGGCGATATTGTTTTATTTTCATTGACAATATTTACATTGTTAATATCCATAAGTAATTACCTTTTTTATTTAAATTGTCCTAAGTCATCTGAGCCTTTACTCCTATTTTTAAGCCATGCGTACCAACTTAAAGGATTGATATAGTCAACACCCGTACTAACAGCATTGACTACTGAGCTGCCAACGTTTTTTATTCCATCAAAAGCCCCGCTTATACCCTCTTTTATGCTCTTAACTATATCGTTTAAGATTTTTTTAAAATCAAAGTTACTAACTTTATCAATAAAAGTGGAAATTTTGCTGATTATTGGTCGCAAAACATTATTGGTTACGTTTTCAAGAGTTTGTTCTATTTTGGCCAAATTACTTTTAGCTTCATTAACTTCACTAGAATGTCCCGTAATCTTTAAAGAGGATATGTCTCTTATTAATTCTAAAATCTTCTGTGGTCTTAATTCTAGCTTGCCCCCTTCTTGAGTGAGGAATTCCCACTTGTCTTTCATGGCTTCTAGATATTTTTTTCCAAAGTCGTCGATAGGTTTCAACATATCAAAAGCTTCTGTTGCTTTTCCTTTAAGTAATTGGCTAACAACATTAACAGCGCTTTCATTATCACTAGCAAGCCCCGTGCTTCTTAGTAAAGCTGAAAGTTTTGCTGCATTTACTACATTATCTTCATTAGCAAGTCCCAATTCTCTGAGATCGCCTCTAAGTACACTTGCTGTCCGCAACAAGTCTTCTTTTTCTAAGTCGCGCTCAAATCCTTTCATCCCCTCAAGAGCTTCCCAAATTTTAGTGCGTTCATTTTCCTTAAAAACCACGCTATTGAGTTGTTTTAAGTT
This window contains:
- a CDS encoding DUF759 family protein → MSDKFTIKFKGVLDHAATKKAIEQDITKMEKYLKPKKSSLGSTKDIVKSNLSDKKKELNKQSKFESLRERVEKYRLTQTKKLMKQGMGFEKARKEAFKRSLMSDRDKRRLEYKELAKESKAKSKMLAASQGKGLVAKIAIGSALGNVIGNAISKVGGGIVGFLYGFMKKSIEDQAKQDNLKQLNSVVFKENERTKIWEALEGMKGFERDLEKEDLLRTASVLRGDLRELGLANEDNVVNAAKLSALLRSTGLASDNESAVNVVSQLLKGKATEAFDMLKPIDDFGKKYLEAMKDKWEFLTQEGGKLELRPQKILELIRDISSLKITGHSSEVNEAKSNLAKIEQTLENVTNNVLRPIISKISTFIDKVSNFDFKKILNDIVKSIKEGISGAFDGIKNVGSSVVNAVSTGVDYINPLSWYAWLKNRSKGSDDLGQFK